One Thiocapsa sp. genomic window, CGCCGGGCGTGACCGCGATCACGGCTGTAGGTTCTCGTCGAGCCGCATCTCCACGTAGGCCTCGTCGCGCAGTTGACGCAGCCACTCCTCGGTCGCCTCCTCGGCCTTGCGGCGCTGCAACGCCTCGCGGGCCTTGAGCCGCATGAACTCGCCCTCCCTGTCCTGGTTGCGTCGCTCGATCACTTGGATGATGTGCCAGCCGAAGGGGCTCTGGAACGGCTGACTGACCCCGTTCGGAGGCAGGGCGTTCATGGCCTCTTCGAAGTCCGGCACGGTGTCGCCCGGATTGACCCAGCCGAGGTCGCCGCCCTTCAGGGCGGAGCCGGTGTCGTCCGAGTTCGAGCGGGCGAGGGCCGCGAAGTCGTCCCCGCCGACGATGCGCATGCGCAGCTGCTCGAGACGCCGTTTCGCGTCGTCGTCGGAGACCAGCTCGTTGGTGCGGACCAGGATGTGGCGGGCGTTGGTCTGTACGACATCGTCCGGCGTGGCGGCCTTGATCTCGGAGAGCTTGATGATGTGATAGCCGCTGGGGCTGCTCAGGGGATCGCTGATCTCGCCCTCGGCCATGGTGAAGGCGAGCTCGCTCACCAGGCTCGGCACCGCGCCCATCTCGAACCAGCCCAGATCGCCGCCCTGCAGGGCGTTGCGCCCGTCGGACTCGGCGGCGGCGACCTTGGCGAAATCCTCGCCGCCGCGCAGCCGCGTGACCAGGCGGGCGGCCTTGGCCTCGGCGGCTTGGACCTGGGACGGGGTCGCGTTCTCGGGCAAGGCGATCAGGATGTGTTGCAGCCTGACCTGCTCGCGCTCGATGAGACGGCTCGACTCGCGTTCGAGAAAGCGGTCGATCTCTTGGTCGGTGACCTGGATCTTATTGACCACCTCCTGGTTTTGGAGACGGCTGGTGACGATCTGGGAGCGGGTGTCTTCGCGGAAATCGGCGAAGCGAATCCCCCCGGCCTCGAGCGTGG contains:
- a CDS encoding peptidylprolyl isomerase; its protein translation is MVITRTSRECDRARAYRHRVVVGSLLACLLIATAPASSQTSIQELDAIVAVVNDDVVVRSELNTEIDLILPQMQQAGTTPPPRTQLEKQVLDRLILKRLQDQRARDLGIQVEEATLNEALTNIAQRNGLSLEELQSTLEAGGIRFADFREDTRSQIVTSRLQNQEVVNKIQVTDQEIDRFLERESSRLIEREQVRLQHILIALPENATPSQVQAAEAKAARLVTRLRGGEDFAKVAAAESDGRNALQGGDLGWFEMGAVPSLVSELAFTMAEGEISDPLSSPSGYHIIKLSEIKAATPDDVVQTNARHILVRTNELVSDDDAKRRLEQLRMRIVGGDDFAALARSNSDDTGSALKGGDLGWVNPGDTVPDFEEAMNALPPNGVSQPFQSPFGWHIIQVIERRNQDREGEFMRLKAREALQRRKAEEATEEWLRQLRDEAYVEMRLDENLQP